A stretch of DNA from Spiroplasma endosymbiont of Nebria brevicollis:
TCGACTGTTAATCGAAGGGTCATAGGTTCAAATCCTATACTGGGCGCCATTATTCTGTAAACTATTATTGGCTCGTTGGTGAATTGGTAAACACATAGGATTTTCATTCCTACATTACGGGTTCGATCCCCGTACGAGTCACCATTGTTAATATCTAAATAGCAAGTAATCAATAAACTACTTGTTTTTTATTCCTTAAACGTCTCGTTAGCTCAATTGGCAGAGCATCAGACTCTTAATCTGAGGGTTGTAGGTTCGAGGCCTATACGGGACACCATACATAACTATACACATGCGGAATTGGCGGAATGGTAGACGCACCAGATTTAGGCTCTGGCTCCGAGAGGTGTGAGGGTTCGAGTCCCTTGTTCCGCACCATAAATTAAATATTTTTTATCCTTACAACCTATTATCCAAAGGTTGTTTTTTATATCCAAATTAAATATTAACGTATATTTAATATTAATAACATTTATAAACTATCTAACTTTTAAGCCCATATTAATGGGTTTTTATAATATAGTTAGTATTTTTAAATTTTTACCTTTATAATATAACAAACAAAATAAAACTAGAAAGTAGGAATTCAATTATGATAAAAATAATTTTCACTGATATAGATGGTACCCTGTTTGATAGTGCCAGTGCTTTAAGCGAAGTTAATCTTAATGCATGTTTAAAAGCCCAGGAAAATAATATTAAAGTTGTTATTAATACTGGTAGATATGGTGAGAATGCCATTAGAGTTGGTGAAATGATTAATGCTGATCAATATGATGGTTATATTATTGGCAATGATGGCGCTGAAATTTGATCATATGAAAAACAAGCATGAATTTATTTACAACAATTAGAGCAAACAGATACTACTAAACTATACAAATTTTTAACTAACTATAATGATAAAATGATTTTACATTTTAATAGTATTGATACCTTATATGTTAACCATGCAGCTAATAGTTGAGGGAAATGAGTAGAAAATTTACAAATTAAAATTGTCCAATTAAAAGATTTTAAAGATATTACCATGCCTATTTCGAAAATCATGGTAATTTTAGAAAAATATTTATCAGCAGAAAATATTACTAAGTTTATTAGTGCTTTTAAAAGTGAATTTCCTCATTTAACTATTGTACAATATCACACTAATGTTTTTTCAATTGGTGTCAAAGATATTAGCAAAGGGTCTGCTGTACAATGATTATGTAATTTGTTAGAAATTGATCCTAAAGATGCACTAACCATTGGTGATGGTTTTAATGATTTACCAATGTTTGAAATATCTGGACATCCTGTCGTGATGGAAAACGCTAATATTGCTTTAAAACCATTTGGAAAACTAATTGCTCCTAGTAATGATGACCATGGGGTTGGTCATATTATTAATAATTATGTTTTAAAAGATATGAAAAAATAAAAAATGTCTTTGGTAGGTTAAATTTTAATTTAATTTTGATAATTGACTATAATTAAATTATAAAAAAAGAAACGGAGGATATGAATATGGCAACTAAAAAATCAAGTGTTTTTAATATTAATAATGGGTATTAGTTATTTTTTGTATGCAATATAAAATGTATCAAAGGTAACTTTTTCTTTGTTAAAAGTTAAACCAGTTTGTTGTGATGTAAATTGTTCTTTAACATTAATACTAAATGTAATTCCTTGAGCGAAAGCATTTTCTTTTAAATCTTGTACTTTTGCTAAATTACATCTATTTCAACATCAAATTTGGCTTTATTATTGGCATAATCTAATGGTTCACCCAGCACAGCATTTCAAATAACTTCTTTAAAAATCACTTCTGATTTTACAGTGGTTGGATCAATAAAAATATGATCTGCATGGTTTTCAGTGCAGTTTCAATTCTTAATAACATTTAAATCTTCATTTGCAACTTGATGGAATAAAAATGAATTAGTAAATGTTACTGCTGTAGAACTAGCATTTTTTGGGGTAATAGTAACAACTACATTAGTTCTAAAAGCATCATCTATTTTAACATCATTTTCAAGTTTATCATTAGTAATATATTTTGTTTTGCTATCAATACTAGTTGTTGAAATTTGAAAATCACTAATTTTAACATGAGCAAATGATTTGTCATGTTGTTGTAATCTTCAAACAATTGCTTGTTTAGCATTAAGCGTGCTTGGTTGTGGAGTTGAATCTTTTTCATAGT
This window harbors:
- a CDS encoding lipoprotein; its protein translation is MKKILALLGILTFSATAATSVVACNPNQDTKPFTFDQEKAALESGSLHYYEKDSTPQPSTLNAKQAIVWRLQQHDKSFAHVKISDFQISTTSIDSKTKYITNDKLENDVKIDDAFRTNVVVTITPKNASSTAVTFTNSFLFHQVANEDLNVIKNWNCTENHADHIFIDPTTVKSEVIFKEVIWNAVLGEPLDYANNKAKFDVEIDVI
- a CDS encoding Cof-type HAD-IIB family hydrolase, whose translation is MIKIIFTDIDGTLFDSASALSEVNLNACLKAQENNIKVVINTGRYGENAIRVGEMINADQYDGYIIGNDGAEIWSYEKQAWIYLQQLEQTDTTKLYKFLTNYNDKMILHFNSIDTLYVNHAANSWGKWVENLQIKIVQLKDFKDITMPISKIMVILEKYLSAENITKFISAFKSEFPHLTIVQYHTNVFSIGVKDISKGSAVQWLCNLLEIDPKDALTIGDGFNDLPMFEISGHPVVMENANIALKPFGKLIAPSNDDHGVGHIINNYVLKDMKK